A part of Desulfobacter sp. genomic DNA contains:
- a CDS encoding phage tail protein: protein MPTEPQELTQRAGTARSRYYGKYRGVVTDNNDPENLGRLRVRVPALLGETETGWALPCLPFGGLADQGSFSLPELDARVWVEFEAGDLHHPIWTGTFWQGADPPEEAAQAPPTTRVFKTPAGHRLQFDDADGAEKIIIHHRADATIEIDENGSISLADAGGNTITLDARGGQFKIEDGNGNKMETSAAGITIEGTTIELKATQVMLGDGAGEPVIKGNTFLPLYMAHTHTSTLPGSPTTPPVPAGETAAMSMGVTSI, encoded by the coding sequence ATGCCCACAGAACCCCAGGAATTGACCCAAAGGGCCGGCACCGCCCGATCCCGGTATTACGGAAAATACAGGGGGGTGGTCACGGACAATAATGATCCGGAGAATCTAGGACGGCTGCGGGTGCGCGTCCCCGCACTTCTGGGGGAGACGGAAACGGGCTGGGCCCTGCCCTGCCTGCCCTTCGGCGGCCTTGCAGACCAGGGCAGCTTCAGCCTCCCTGAATTGGATGCCCGGGTCTGGGTGGAGTTTGAGGCCGGCGACCTCCATCATCCCATCTGGACCGGCACCTTCTGGCAGGGGGCGGATCCGCCTGAAGAAGCGGCACAGGCCCCACCCACCACCAGGGTATTTAAAACCCCGGCCGGCCACCGCCTCCAGTTCGACGATGCCGACGGCGCGGAAAAAATCATTATTCACCACCGTGCCGATGCAACAATCGAAATTGATGAAAACGGGTCCATATCCCTGGCCGACGCCGGCGGCAACACCATCACCCTGGATGCCCGGGGAGGTCAATTTAAAATAGAGGACGGCAACGGCAACAAAATGGAAACCTCGGCTGCCGGCATCACCATTGAGGGGACAACCATTGAACTGAAAGCCACCCAGGTCATGCTGGGGGACGGGGCCGGCGAGCCGGTGATCAAGGGGAATACCTTTCTGCCCCTGTATATGGCCCACACCCACACCAGCACCCTGCCCGGCTCCCCCACCACCCCGCCGGTCCCGGCAGGGGAAACGGCGGCCATGTCCATGGGGGTGACATCCATATGA
- a CDS encoding DUF4255 domain-containing protein yields MAIGPSSLSILCQSVETFVRQGIRAAVNDIDVTVGAPAAAAGAPPKMNRINLFFNRFEPAGFGSDAHPGEPWFMRLHCLVTAFGQDDNAQKVTAGEFELRMIGEVIRLFHETPVMAAVDVNGEATRLQALFQPLTMEALNQIWSTQSDTSLRPSVAYEFSLGPIVPSVRRPVPKKVSRLGLHVRPSASGEWEKEEITVRTLPPRPASVDTTRPGWAPRICFVASGQAAEVLHLELDRSDLDTHRVTVWAAGAPGEALAFQWRLWDEEHGWQPAGSPATGTPQTTTIDPEGPVPEPLTPLALPINAAFEGTSTQAMLFAQRIHMDPATGTEKTIKSNPLLITFYRSDLP; encoded by the coding sequence ATGGCCATCGGCCCCTCTTCCCTGTCCATTCTCTGCCAGTCGGTGGAAACCTTTGTCCGACAGGGCATCCGGGCTGCCGTCAACGACATTGATGTCACCGTGGGGGCACCGGCCGCCGCAGCCGGCGCCCCGCCCAAGATGAACCGGATCAACCTCTTTTTCAACCGGTTTGAACCGGCGGGATTCGGCAGCGACGCCCATCCCGGAGAGCCCTGGTTCATGCGGCTGCACTGCCTGGTCACGGCCTTCGGCCAGGACGACAATGCCCAGAAGGTCACGGCCGGGGAATTTGAGCTGCGAATGATCGGGGAGGTGATCCGGCTATTCCACGAGACCCCGGTGATGGCGGCCGTGGACGTCAACGGAGAGGCCACACGGCTCCAGGCCCTTTTCCAGCCCTTGACAATGGAGGCCCTGAACCAGATCTGGTCCACCCAGAGCGACACCAGCCTCCGCCCTTCGGTGGCCTATGAATTCTCCCTGGGCCCCATTGTTCCCAGCGTCCGGCGGCCTGTGCCCAAAAAGGTCTCCCGGCTGGGCCTCCATGTCCGGCCCTCGGCATCGGGGGAATGGGAAAAAGAGGAAATTACCGTCAGAACCCTCCCCCCCCGGCCCGCCTCCGTTGATACCACCCGGCCCGGCTGGGCGCCGCGGATCTGCTTTGTGGCATCGGGACAGGCCGCAGAAGTGCTTCACCTGGAACTGGACCGGAGCGACCTCGATACGCACCGGGTAACGGTCTGGGCCGCCGGCGCACCGGGCGAAGCCCTGGCCTTCCAATGGCGCCTCTGGGATGAGGAACACGGCTGGCAGCCCGCCGGCTCCCCGGCCACCGGCACGCCCCAGACCACAACCATTGACCCTGAAGGACCGGTACCGGAGCCTCTCACCCCCCTGGCACTGCCCATTAATGCCGCGTTTGAGGGGACAAGCACCCAGGCCATGCTCTTTGCCCAGCGAATCCATATGGACCCGGCAACAGGGACGGAAAAAACCATTAAAAGCAATCCCCTGCTCATCACCTTTTACAGGAGCGATCTGCCATGA
- a CDS encoding ATP-binding protein, translating to MGERTCPAAETIAAETIAAESLAAESLAAEWERVEYLALVAAAQRRGTPLAGEARKELSTLQSRVDRLRSDWAKTAWANLPLAGIPSLAWEVLACVLAPECMPKIALLFCRLQGGDRAHPSAALIQELLGLDANDARDLMAQINITGFLRDRGLLANSPQGPLDPIRPAAGLAAALMGRPQALAVPGAALLKQQGDWEDLVLSADRKAMLREFIFWVRHRGQVVEQWGGRDTGGPLALFSGPSGTGKTFAAGVVAGELGWPLYRVNLGRLVSKYIGETEKNLNALFDAAHGKKAVLQFDEADSLFGKRGEVRDARDRYANMEVSHLLARIETHRGPCILTTNLRGHLDPAFTRRFQMIIPFCTPDENQRTLLWEKHLPPGAPLAHDLDIRELARSAAVNGGSIRNAALHAAFLAAAKSGPIGPAEAALALWREIGKDGRKHTPADLGPLAHHLDEMDIQNGESPHGSRPH from the coding sequence ATGGGGGAACGGACCTGTCCGGCCGCAGAAACCATTGCCGCAGAAACCATTGCCGCAGAAAGCCTGGCCGCAGAAAGCCTGGCCGCAGAATGGGAGCGGGTGGAATACCTTGCATTGGTGGCCGCAGCCCAGCGCAGGGGCACCCCTTTGGCAGGGGAGGCCCGGAAGGAACTCTCAACCCTTCAGTCCCGGGTCGACCGGCTGCGCAGCGACTGGGCAAAGACGGCCTGGGCCAATCTCCCCCTGGCCGGCATCCCTTCCCTGGCCTGGGAGGTTCTGGCCTGTGTACTGGCCCCCGAGTGCATGCCCAAAATAGCCCTCCTCTTTTGCCGGCTCCAGGGCGGGGACCGGGCCCATCCCTCTGCCGCCCTGATCCAGGAGCTGTTGGGGCTGGATGCCAATGACGCCCGGGACCTTATGGCGCAGATCAATATCACCGGTTTTTTGAGGGACCGGGGGCTGCTGGCAAATTCCCCCCAGGGCCCCCTGGACCCCATCCGCCCGGCCGCCGGCCTGGCCGCCGCCCTCATGGGACGGCCCCAAGCCCTTGCCGTACCCGGCGCCGCCCTGTTGAAGCAGCAGGGGGACTGGGAAGACCTGGTGCTGTCGGCGGACCGGAAGGCCATGCTCAGGGAATTCATCTTCTGGGTACGGCACCGGGGCCAGGTGGTGGAACAATGGGGGGGACGCGACACCGGCGGCCCCCTGGCCCTGTTCAGCGGCCCCTCGGGCACGGGCAAAACCTTTGCCGCAGGCGTGGTGGCCGGGGAACTGGGCTGGCCCCTCTACCGGGTGAACCTGGGGCGGCTGGTTTCAAAATACATCGGGGAAACGGAAAAAAACCTCAACGCCCTCTTTGATGCGGCCCACGGCAAAAAAGCAGTGCTCCAGTTCGACGAGGCAGACAGCCTGTTCGGCAAACGCGGAGAGGTCAGGGATGCCCGGGACCGGTACGCCAACATGGAGGTGAGCCACCTGCTGGCCAGGATCGAAACCCACCGGGGGCCCTGCATCCTCACCACCAACCTGAGGGGACACCTGGACCCGGCATTTACCCGGCGCTTCCAGATGATCATTCCCTTTTGCACCCCCGATGAAAACCAGCGCACGCTGCTCTGGGAAAAACACCTGCCCCCCGGCGCACCGCTGGCCCATGACCTGGACATCCGGGAACTGGCCCGGTCCGCGGCCGTCAACGGAGGCAGCATACGCAACGCCGCCCTGCATGCCGCCTTTCTGGCAGCGGCCAAATCCGGGCCCATCGGGCCGGCAGAAGCGGCCCTGGCCCTGTGGCGGGAAATCGGCAAGGACGGCAGGAAACACACCCCGGCGGACCTGGGCCCCCTGGCGCACCACCTGGATGAAATGGACATTCAAAATGGAGAATCACCTCATGGCAGCCGTCCACATTGA
- a CDS encoding phage tail sheath subtilisin-like domain-containing protein, with protein sequence MPSYLHPGVYVEEIPSGSKPIEGVSTSVCAFIGAAVKGPVGEAVLIHSWEDYVKTYGEIASESDHMGLAARSFYQNGGKTAYICRIADTASPTARASDSVPTVGSGGANVFTISAKSVGEWANGIRYRIIKPDPTAQTFALEIGCLENDKFKINEQFKGLGLNPDSPDYALETVNSQSALVDLSLEDAAAGLLRNGSLRGDEMASAATAFSGTLAGTLSLVININGNGAKRISLDTGPLSLAGDNQADGDAVAAALQAAVRDLGPAGAYQNFTCIYDDTAGSERTFLLTSGTAAADSSVVVYDGESPATDLAAALQLNSGADTVSVPGAAPIIPLETLGNLGLGTPLEGGNAVAPKPRDYKNFLATTLKKILDVSIMVLPGTAWDASGSAVASEAVSHCEAMKNRMVILDPPDTPLEQAGQVDVLALPTSTYTALYYPWVDVPNPFYDPEQNPSGKKTLSLAPSALAAGIWCKTDNNRGVWKAPAGVEASLIGASGLRAMVDDGDQDQLNPLGINCLRKIPGFGHVVWGSRTLATKADPEWRYVPVRRTAIFIERSIYEGIQWAVFEPNNHPLWSSLRASIDSFMNGLFRSGAFQGAKASEAYFVRCGLGDTMTQGDIDRGQVIVVVGFAPLKPAEFVIVRIQQKVGQ encoded by the coding sequence ATGCCTAGTTACTTGCATCCAGGTGTTTATGTCGAAGAAATTCCCAGCGGCTCCAAACCCATTGAAGGGGTGTCAACATCTGTCTGCGCATTCATCGGGGCAGCCGTAAAGGGACCTGTGGGAGAGGCTGTCCTCATCCACAGCTGGGAAGATTACGTCAAGACCTACGGAGAAATCGCCTCGGAATCTGACCATATGGGCCTGGCCGCCCGCTCCTTTTACCAGAATGGCGGCAAAACAGCCTATATCTGCCGCATCGCCGACACGGCATCGCCGACGGCCCGGGCCTCGGATTCGGTTCCCACGGTGGGCTCCGGCGGCGCCAATGTGTTCACGATTTCGGCCAAAAGCGTGGGGGAATGGGCAAATGGCATCCGTTACCGCATTATAAAGCCAGATCCCACGGCCCAGACCTTTGCGCTGGAAATCGGCTGCCTGGAAAACGATAAATTTAAAATCAATGAACAATTCAAGGGGCTGGGCCTCAATCCGGACAGCCCGGACTACGCCCTGGAAACGGTGAACAGCCAGTCGGCCCTGGTGGATCTTTCCCTGGAGGATGCGGCGGCAGGGCTCCTGCGCAACGGCAGTTTGCGGGGGGACGAGATGGCTTCGGCAGCCACGGCCTTTTCAGGGACCCTTGCCGGCACTCTGTCCCTGGTGATCAATATCAACGGCAATGGCGCCAAACGGATCTCCCTGGACACCGGGCCCCTGTCCCTGGCCGGGGACAACCAGGCCGACGGCGACGCCGTGGCCGCCGCCCTCCAGGCGGCAGTCCGGGACCTGGGTCCGGCCGGCGCCTACCAGAATTTCACCTGTATCTATGACGACACCGCCGGCAGCGAACGGACCTTTCTACTCACCTCGGGGACCGCTGCGGCCGATTCCTCGGTGGTGGTCTACGACGGGGAGAGCCCGGCAACGGACCTTGCCGCGGCCCTGCAGCTCAATTCCGGTGCAGACACCGTCAGTGTCCCGGGGGCCGCCCCCATCATCCCCCTTGAAACCCTGGGCAACCTGGGCCTGGGCACCCCCCTGGAAGGAGGCAATGCCGTCGCCCCCAAGCCCAGGGACTATAAGAACTTCCTGGCCACCACCCTGAAAAAAATCTTGGATGTCAGTATCATGGTGCTTCCCGGAACGGCCTGGGACGCCTCTGGCAGCGCTGTTGCAAGCGAGGCGGTCTCCCACTGCGAAGCCATGAAAAACCGGATGGTCATCCTGGATCCCCCGGACACCCCCCTTGAGCAGGCCGGACAGGTGGATGTCCTGGCCCTGCCCACCTCTACCTACACGGCCCTGTATTATCCCTGGGTGGATGTCCCCAATCCATTCTACGACCCGGAGCAAAATCCCAGCGGAAAGAAGACCCTCAGCCTTGCCCCCTCGGCCCTGGCCGCCGGCATCTGGTGCAAAACAGACAACAACCGGGGAGTCTGGAAGGCACCCGCAGGGGTGGAAGCCAGTCTCATCGGCGCCTCCGGACTCCGGGCCATGGTGGATGACGGCGACCAGGACCAGCTCAATCCCCTGGGGATCAACTGCCTGAGAAAAATACCCGGTTTCGGCCATGTGGTATGGGGCAGCCGCACCCTGGCCACCAAAGCCGACCCGGAATGGCGGTATGTGCCGGTGCGGCGGACGGCCATTTTCATTGAACGAAGCATCTACGAAGGCATCCAATGGGCCGTGTTCGAACCCAACAACCACCCCCTCTGGTCATCCCTTCGGGCCAGCATCGATTCTTTCATGAACGGGCTTTTCCGGTCCGGCGCGTTCCAGGGAGCAAAGGCAAGCGAGGCCTATTTTGTCCGCTGCGGCCTGGGAGACACCATGACCCAGGGGGACATCGACAGGGGCCAGGTCATCGTCGTGGTCGGTTTCGCCCCCCTGAAGCCTGCGGAATTCGTCATTGTCCGGATCCAGCAGAAGGTGGGGCAATAA
- a CDS encoding helix-turn-helix transcriptional regulator — protein sequence MDEMLTTKEVAKFLNVNEKMVYSLIAEKGLPASKVTGKWLFPINLVRQWVETGTENYPEVAQLPPYHGLVLIAGSNDLLLERLISTFNLKHQEHMAMFGMIGSMGGLQALRMNLCHIAASHLVADNKEYNFPFIKDEMIQAPAVVNLCMREQGIMVAKGNPEKINSVADLAEKGLTMVNRRLGTGTRQLFDRELKKQGIPGDTIRGYESCVSRHIDVGLSVLTGKAHAGPGIRAAANSLGLDFIPLCWERFDLLVNKDRFFDQGIQLFLSLLKGKVIQRTADEYGGYDLSMTGKMVYPESETPSDEDSLPLPG from the coding sequence ATGGACGAGATGCTGACAACCAAAGAGGTGGCAAAATTTCTGAACGTCAACGAAAAGATGGTCTATTCCCTGATTGCGGAAAAAGGACTGCCGGCATCCAAGGTCACGGGCAAGTGGCTGTTTCCCATCAACCTGGTCCGCCAGTGGGTGGAAACGGGCACGGAAAACTACCCCGAAGTGGCCCAGCTCCCCCCCTACCACGGCCTGGTTCTCATTGCCGGGTCCAATGACCTGCTTTTGGAGCGGCTGATCTCCACTTTCAACCTCAAGCACCAGGAACACATGGCCATGTTCGGGATGATCGGCAGCATGGGCGGGCTCCAGGCCCTTCGCATGAACCTCTGCCACATTGCCGCCTCCCATCTGGTGGCCGACAATAAGGAATATAATTTCCCCTTTATAAAAGATGAAATGATCCAGGCCCCGGCCGTGGTCAATCTCTGTATGCGGGAGCAGGGCATCATGGTGGCCAAGGGCAACCCCGAGAAGATCAATTCCGTGGCTGACCTGGCGGAAAAAGGGCTGACCATGGTGAACCGCCGCCTGGGAACGGGCACCCGCCAGCTCTTTGACCGGGAGCTTAAAAAGCAGGGGATTCCCGGGGATACCATCCGGGGCTATGAATCTTGCGTCTCCCGGCATATTGATGTGGGGCTTTCCGTCCTCACGGGCAAGGCCCATGCCGGCCCGGGCATCCGGGCGGCGGCCAATTCACTGGGCCTTGATTTCATTCCCCTCTGCTGGGAGCGTTTCGATCTGCTGGTCAACAAGGACCGGTTCTTCGACCAGGGCATCCAGCTCTTTCTCTCCCTGCTCAAGGGCAAGGTGATCCAGCGCACCGCCGACGAGTACGGAGGATACGACCTGTCCATGACCGGGAAAATGGTTTATCCCGAATCAGAGACCCCGTCCGATGAAGACAGCCTCCCGTTGCCGGGGTAA
- a CDS encoding phage tail protein, with translation MAAMFNVNAHRHDPYRTFKFQVIIDGKVVAGMRKMSVLKKTTEAVKWRAGGDPSHERIMPGGTTYEPITLEQGLTHDPVFENWAAQVNNFEGDAAISLKNFRKDIVVNVLNLQGAVAISYKIYRAWVSEFQALPELDAGTMNAVGIQTIILQHEGWQRDTAVTEPAES, from the coding sequence ATGGCTGCCATGTTCAACGTAAATGCCCACCGCCATGATCCCTACCGGACCTTTAAATTCCAGGTCATCATCGACGGGAAAGTGGTCGCGGGAATGCGAAAAATGAGCGTGCTCAAAAAAACAACAGAAGCGGTCAAATGGCGTGCCGGAGGCGACCCCTCCCATGAACGGATCATGCCCGGGGGCACCACCTACGAGCCCATTACCCTAGAACAGGGCCTGACCCACGACCCTGTCTTTGAAAACTGGGCCGCCCAGGTCAACAATTTTGAAGGGGATGCGGCCATCTCCCTTAAAAACTTTAGAAAGGATATCGTGGTCAATGTCCTGAACCTCCAGGGGGCTGTGGCCATTTCCTATAAAATTTACCGGGCCTGGGTATCGGAATTCCAGGCCCTGCCGGAACTGGACGCCGGCACCATGAATGCCGTGGGCATCCAGACCATCATCCTCCAGCACGAGGGATGGCAGCGGGATACCGCCGTCACGGAACCTGCGGAATCATGA
- a CDS encoding shikimate kinase, giving the protein MKNMKENLALIGMPAVGKSTVGVLLAKKMGFDFQDTDILIQTREKMTLAQIIETKGQQAFLDIEGEHLKSLACTGRVIATGGSVIYREAAMAHLSKIATIVYLAVDLPVLMTRLSDLVARGVAIDPGRGVDDLYKERTPLYDKFCDIKIECGQMTPPEVVTAIVAAASGKGA; this is encoded by the coding sequence TTGAAGAATATGAAAGAAAATCTGGCATTGATCGGCATGCCGGCCGTGGGCAAAAGCACCGTGGGGGTGCTCTTGGCCAAAAAAATGGGATTTGATTTCCAGGATACGGATATCCTGATCCAGACCAGAGAAAAGATGACCCTGGCCCAGATCATTGAAACAAAGGGGCAGCAGGCCTTTTTGGATATTGAGGGCGAACATCTCAAAAGCCTGGCGTGCACGGGGCGGGTCATTGCCACGGGCGGGTCCGTGATTTACAGGGAGGCGGCCATGGCCCACCTGTCAAAAATCGCCACCATTGTTTACCTGGCCGTGGATCTGCCCGTGCTCATGACACGGCTTTCTGACCTGGTGGCAAGGGGGGTGGCCATTGATCCGGGCCGGGGGGTTGACGATCTTTACAAAGAACGGACGCCCCTGTATGATAAATTCTGCGATATTAAAATTGAATGCGGGCAGATGACCCCGCCCGAGGTGGTGACGGCGATTGTGGCGGCCGCTTCAGGCAAGGGGGCATGA